The genomic stretch CCCTCCGAACGGCGTTCTACGCGAAGAGCCGTTAGCACTACCGGGCCGAGATTCTCGCGCGGCGTCGATCCTTATACTGCCGCCTGATTATGCCGCGCCACTGGGACGCCCTGAACTGGGTCTCAGGGCAGAGCGTTCTTGAGGTCGTGATACCAGCCGGCCAGCTGCCCCGAAGTCACGCTGTCGCCCAGCCTGACGGCGGGTTCGAACCAGCCGCGACGGGTGACATAGAGACCCTGGCTGTGCCGGGACAGCGAAAGTAGCCGCGTCGGCGCCGCAGGTTTTGATGCCGGCCTAAGGACCGGCGCGTCGACCACCCCCAGTGCTGAGCGCATCGTAAACGGCATCGATCAACACCTTGCGGCGCGGGTCCATGTCGTCGAAACCCAGCATGCGGTTGGTGACGTAGCCGAAACCGACGCCGGCGCCGGGATCGGCAAAGCCGATGGCGCCACCCCAGCCGGTGTGGCCGAACGTTTGCGGCGATGCGCGGCCGGCATAGACCGGATCCTCCATTTGATAGCCGGCGGCGAAGGCGGCCGGTGCGGCAAAGCTTTCATCCATGCCGCGAAAACGCGGTCGCGCCGCCGCTTCGATTGCCGCGCGGCTGATCAGAGGCTTGTCGTCCCACACACCGCCAGCTGCCATCATGCCGTAGATGCGCGCCAGTGCGTGCGCCGTCGACTGGCCATTGCCGCCCGGCACTTCGGCGGCGCGCCAGACGCGGTCGTTGGGGGCCAATGCACGCGGCGCCGGATTGTCGCTTGCATGGGGAAATGGCGAGGCGCGGACAAACTCGACCCAGTCCGAAGTCCTGGGTCCCTCGATCATCTCGGCGACCCTGGAATCCTCGCGGTCCGGCAGACCGACATGAAAATCGGCTGCAAGCGGGCCGGCGATCTCTTCCGCGATGAAGCTGCCTATGCTTCGCCCGTCGACGCGTCGCAGCACTTCGCCAGCGAGATGGCCGTAAGTAAGCGCGTGATAGACACAGCGGCTGCCGGGCTCCCATAGCGGCGACATGGCCGCAAGCGCGTCGACAAAAGGCGTCCACGCGAGCAGACCCGCCTCGTCCATCGGCACGGCAAGGCCATTCAACCCGGCCTGGTGCGACATGACCTGATCAAGCGTGATGCGTTCCTTGCCGCCGGCCGCGAATTCCGGCCAGTAGCGGGAGATTGGCGCGGCATAATCCAGTTTGCCACGCTCCACCAACATGGCGATCGCCAGCGCCACGACGCCCTTGGTGGAGGACCAGACATTGATCAGCGTGTCCTGCCGCCAAGGGCGGGTGCGTGCGGCGTCCGCGTGGCCGCCCCACAGGTCAACGACAGTCTTGCCGTGGACGACGACGGATACGCCACCGCCATGTTCCAGCCCGTGGTCGAAACACGCGGCGAATGCCTCGCGCACGGCGCCAAAGCGCGGATCGCAGATACCATCTATGTTCATGCGCGAATTCTCACCAAGTGCGAAAGTGACGGATGCCGCCGTTAAGACCATTCTCGCCTGGCGGGAACTCGCCAGTCCAGCGAATTGCCGACTCTCGAGAAGGCCGGCTCTGACTACTGCTTCACCGAAGTGGAGGTGCCCCAGGTATCCGACAGCACGTAGCCCTGGGGATAAGGATCGGTCGGATCGAGATAGTAGCTGTGCTCACCGGTGATCCAGGCCCGGCCGGTGATCTCCGGAACGATCGCCTTGCGGGCGCCGATTTCCGCCAGTTCCACGATCCTGCCCGTGAAGCGCGAGCCGATGATCGATTCATGGATCAACACGTCGCCAACGCCCATCAAGCCCCGGGCTTGCAGCACGGCCATGCGGGCCGACGTGCCGGTTCCCGTCGGGCTGCGGTCCGAGCGCCCCGGCGAGACGATGCAAGTGTTGCGCGTGATGTTGCCCGGCCCCTGGAATGGCATGGCGAACTGCACGATCGACACGCCGCGCACATGCTCGAATTCCGGATGGACGACATCGAACTGTTCGCGCGCGGCCCGGCGGACCTTCTCGCCGGCCACCGCCAGCTCGCGCGCCTCGTCGGGGACGACCGAGAAGCCGAGCGCCTTGGCATCGACGATGGCGTAGAACATGCCGCCATAGGCGATGTCGACCGTGAGCGTGCCAAGCCCTTCGACCTCGATGGCAGCGTCGAGACGTTCGGCAA from Mesorhizobium sp. NZP2077 encodes the following:
- a CDS encoding serine hydrolase domain-containing protein, producing the protein MNIDGICDPRFGAVREAFAACFDHGLEHGGGVSVVVHGKTVVDLWGGHADAARTRPWRQDTLINVWSSTKGVVALAIAMLVERGKLDYAAPISRYWPEFAAGGKERITLDQVMSHQAGLNGLAVPMDEAGLLAWTPFVDALAAMSPLWEPGSRCVYHALTYGHLAGEVLRRVDGRSIGSFIAEEIAGPLAADFHVGLPDREDSRVAEMIEGPRTSDWVEFVRASPFPHASDNPAPRALAPNDRVWRAAEVPGGNGQSTAHALARIYGMMAAGGVWDDKPLISRAAIEAAARPRFRGMDESFAAPAAFAAGYQMEDPVYAGRASPQTFGHTGWGGAIGFADPGAGVGFGYVTNRMLGFDDMDPRRKVLIDAVYDALSTGGGRRAGP
- a CDS encoding proline racemase family protein, with amino-acid sequence MRTKTSIHVVGCHAEGEIGDVIVGGVLPPAGRTMMEKMITMERDHDHIRRMLICEPRGSVARHVNLLVPSTREDCAAGAIIMEPTEYPPMSGSNTICVATVLLETGMVPMQEPEARFKLDMPGGVIEVRAECRDGKCVSITFRNAPAFAERLDAAIEVEGLGTLTVDIAYGGMFYAIVDAKALGFSVVPDEARELAVAGEKVRRAAREQFDVVHPEFEHVRGVSIVQFAMPFQGPGNITRNTCIVSPGRSDRSPTGTGTSARMAVLQARGLMGVGDVLIHESIIGSRFTGRIVELAEIGARKAIVPEITGRAWITGEHSYYLDPTDPYPQGYVLSDTWGTSTSVKQ